A single window of Pontibacillus chungwhensis DNA harbors:
- a CDS encoding sensor histidine kinase: protein MKLRTILMISNLLSISIIIIFLLVSYVHMFLSTDVILLLSLITLGAGLVSILSHFVVTHPLLKGVKELSETSQRLAEGEFRTHIEEKGPKEFKELAASYNRMADDLEQMFRQVKESEAFKQDLIDNMSHDLKTPIASINSYVEALQDDIIEDKDTRKAYLATIHSETQRVSQLIQELLELSQLERKEGVFKPEQIHLDRIVVETLQEFDMLLREKSLEFEVDMKGELQPILAMPNQLKRVLSNLVENAIRYTQDGDRILLEVSQNQKETYFRLEDTGPGIHEADQDKIFERFYRVEKSRNKSYGGSGLGLAICKEIVEHHGGEIGVTSGLDKGAVFWFTLPRNMKEEATE, encoded by the coding sequence ATGAAGCTTAGAACGATCTTAATGATCTCGAACTTGTTATCGATTTCGATTATTATTATTTTCTTACTCGTTAGCTATGTGCATATGTTCCTTTCTACAGATGTCATTTTATTGCTATCGCTCATTACTCTCGGAGCGGGATTGGTGTCTATTCTCTCTCACTTTGTTGTGACCCATCCTTTATTAAAAGGAGTAAAAGAACTTTCCGAAACGTCTCAAAGACTCGCAGAAGGGGAGTTTCGTACTCATATAGAGGAGAAGGGGCCAAAAGAGTTCAAAGAATTAGCAGCAAGCTACAACCGAATGGCTGATGATCTCGAGCAGATGTTTAGGCAAGTGAAAGAGTCAGAGGCATTTAAGCAGGACTTAATTGATAATATGTCTCATGATCTTAAAACGCCGATTGCTTCTATTAATTCTTATGTCGAAGCTTTGCAAGATGACATTATTGAAGATAAGGATACGAGGAAAGCCTATTTAGCTACAATTCACTCAGAAACGCAGCGAGTGTCTCAACTGATCCAAGAGTTATTAGAACTTTCGCAGCTAGAGAGGAAGGAAGGTGTGTTTAAACCAGAGCAGATTCACCTTGATAGAATCGTGGTGGAAACGTTGCAAGAGTTTGACATGCTTTTACGAGAGAAATCTCTAGAGTTTGAAGTGGATATGAAGGGCGAATTGCAACCGATTCTTGCTATGCCCAATCAGCTAAAGCGAGTACTGAGCAATTTGGTTGAAAATGCCATCAGGTATACGCAAGATGGAGATCGAATCCTGTTAGAAGTATCTCAAAATCAAAAGGAAACGTATTTTCGATTAGAAGATACAGGTCCAGGCATTCATGAAGCTGATCAAGACAAGATTTTTGAGCGTTTTTATCGTGTAGAAAAGTCCAGGAACAAAAGCTACGGCGGTTCAGGTTTGGGACTTGCGATTTGTAAAGAAATTGTGGAGCACCATGGGGGAGAAATTGGTGTGACTAGTGGTTTGGATAAGGGTGCTGTATTTTGGTTTACACTACCACGCAACATGAAGGAGGAAGCAACAGAATGA
- the msrB gene encoding peptide-methionine (R)-S-oxide reductase MsrB has product MKLKWILSAVVVVVLGVIFIPMGYKYMFERSTGSEAVNADEYEAVATFAGGCFWCMEPPFEKLNGVSEVISGYTGGDMENPSYNDVSSGSTEHIESVQVHYDPDVISYETLLKVFWRQIDPTDDGGQFVDRGYQYTTAIFYHNEKQKEAAKRSKEELVNSGRFDKEIVTPIREAKTFYKAEDYHQDYYKENSIRYKIYRSNSGRDQYLEKVWGDDLNVDIPGNYSKAELKEKLTDMQYKVTQEDDTEPAFENAYWDNKEAGIYVDIVSGEPLFSSKDKYKSGTGWPSFTKPLVEDNIVTKPDRGLFGTRTEVRSKQADSHLGHVFEDGPEPTGLRYCMNSAALEFIPKDEMKERGYGEFLDQFEEE; this is encoded by the coding sequence ATGAAATTAAAATGGATCCTTTCTGCCGTTGTTGTAGTCGTATTAGGTGTGATTTTTATTCCAATGGGTTACAAATACATGTTTGAACGATCAACAGGGAGCGAAGCGGTCAATGCCGATGAGTACGAAGCTGTCGCCACGTTCGCTGGTGGTTGTTTCTGGTGTATGGAACCCCCTTTTGAGAAGTTAAACGGAGTGAGCGAAGTGATCTCAGGCTACACAGGAGGGGATATGGAGAACCCTTCTTATAACGATGTTTCTTCAGGGTCTACGGAGCACATTGAATCCGTTCAAGTTCACTATGATCCGGATGTCATCAGTTATGAAACCCTCCTTAAGGTTTTCTGGAGGCAGATAGACCCAACAGATGATGGAGGACAGTTTGTGGATCGCGGGTATCAATATACGACTGCTATCTTTTATCATAATGAAAAGCAAAAAGAAGCTGCTAAACGATCTAAAGAAGAGCTAGTGAATTCAGGTCGATTCGATAAGGAGATTGTCACCCCGATTCGTGAAGCGAAAACCTTTTATAAAGCAGAAGATTATCACCAGGATTATTATAAGGAAAACTCCATTCGCTATAAGATCTACCGAAGCAATTCTGGTCGGGATCAATATTTAGAGAAGGTATGGGGCGATGATTTAAACGTTGATATACCAGGGAACTATTCGAAAGCGGAATTAAAAGAGAAACTAACCGATATGCAGTATAAAGTGACGCAGGAAGATGACACAGAACCGGCCTTTGAGAATGCGTATTGGGATAATAAAGAAGCAGGCATTTACGTGGATATTGTATCCGGTGAGCCTCTGTTCAGCTCGAAAGATAAATATAAATCGGGCACGGGGTGGCCGAGTTTTACTAAACCGCTAGTTGAGGACAATATTGTGACAAAACCAGATCGTGGACTATTCGGGACGCGGACTGAAGTGCGAAGCAAACAAGCCGATTCTCATTTGGGTCATGTGTTTGAAGATGGTCCTGA